In a genomic window of Thermoprotei archaeon:
- the hisG gene encoding ATP phosphoribosyltransferase, producing MAKLRFAIPKGSLEKATYDFLEKAMIKIYGRERSYRLTTSDPDLQLKILRPQEIPIYVSEGLYDIGITGLDWVEETGSNVKILLDLEYGAVNLVVAVPKTLDINSLEALLAQQHSLGKVLRISTEYPSLVSRYVMTLPKYKELYGESGPVIITPWWKIGKNNWVHIYLSFGATEAKPPDEADAIVDVSETGTTLEQNSLKPIDVVMRSTAILIANKLSLNDAEKREKIYDIIAQFRGVIESEKKFHIFVNVKEENLNELLKILPALKGPTISSLSKPGWYAVNTVINRSDYIKLLPKLRKLAQGLVVHEPQLIMPLEDIAREESE from the coding sequence TTGGCTAAATTACGTTTTGCAATACCAAAGGGATCATTAGAAAAAGCAACATATGATTTTCTTGAAAAAGCAATGATTAAAATATATGGGCGCGAACGTAGTTATCGACTTACAACTAGTGACCCAGATCTGCAGTTGAAGATCTTAAGACCACAAGAAATACCTATCTATGTTTCAGAAGGGCTTTACGATATAGGCATCACAGGTTTAGATTGGGTAGAAGAAACAGGCTCTAATGTAAAAATACTGTTAGATTTAGAGTACGGTGCTGTGAACCTAGTGGTTGCTGTTCCAAAAACCCTTGATATAAATTCTCTTGAAGCATTATTAGCACAGCAGCATTCTTTAGGTAAAGTTCTTAGAATATCTACTGAATATCCGTCTTTGGTTTCTCGATATGTTATGACACTCCCAAAATATAAAGAACTTTATGGTGAGAGCGGCCCAGTTATTATTACACCATGGTGGAAGATTGGCAAAAACAATTGGGTACACATATATCTATCTTTTGGAGCGACGGAGGCTAAGCCTCCAGATGAAGCTGATGCAATCGTTGATGTATCAGAAACTGGAACAACATTAGAACAAAACAGTCTTAAACCCATTGATGTGGTGATGCGCTCGACCGCTATACTAATAGCCAACAAACTTTCATTAAATGATGCTGAAAAAAGAGAGAAAATCTATGATATAATAGCGCAATTTAGAGGTGTTATAGAGAGTGAGAAGAAATTCCATATATTTGTGAACGTAAAAGAAGAAAATCTTAATGAGCTTTTAAAAATCCTTCCTGCATTAAAAGGACCAACAATAAGCTCTCTCTCAAAACCTGGCTGGTATGCAGTAAATACTGTGATTAACAGATCAGATTACATAAAACTATTACCTAAATTAAGAAAACTAGCTCAAGGATTAGTAGTTCATGAACCACAGCTTATTATGCCGCTTGAGGATATTGCGAGAGAAGAGAGTGAGTAA
- the hisD gene encoding histidinol dehydrogenase, with product MRIFSLKKDDIAQTLKLVRSLNNVSNDIIETVSKIIEDVKINGNKALIKYTEKFDGIKLNPDEIKVTPEEINKAHNYVNDNELSAAKTLIENIKKIESKTIKRLNWSVALGDITIYQTTKPLESIGCYVPGGKASYPSTLIMTATPAIVANVPRIVVTSPPSKITPFFLAVSNMIGVSEIYRVGGAQAIAALAYGTETIKPVNKIIGPGNMYVTIAKLLVSKDVMIDMPAGPTELLIVADENADATEIALDLVAQAEHGTDSLCGLVTVSTELAKRVIKELSRIINSAERKEIVNRAIEEKSFIAIADDVTTLQEFVNELAPEHLEVLAKDAYKIIEGINNAGVIVIGTSSVITDYYTGVNHVLPTSGYAKLRSGLTILDYIKILRIVSVQNNLSPKIINVVRTFAQTEGLSNHFKSIEYRILKERGASNVSQNSTFS from the coding sequence ATGCGAATATTTAGCTTAAAAAAGGATGACATTGCACAGACATTAAAATTAGTTAGGTCATTAAATAATGTGAGCAATGATATAATAGAAACTGTTAGTAAGATAATTGAAGATGTAAAAATAAACGGCAATAAAGCACTTATTAAATATACTGAAAAATTTGATGGAATAAAACTTAATCCCGATGAAATAAAGGTTACTCCTGAGGAAATTAATAAGGCACATAATTATGTAAATGATAATGAACTATCAGCAGCAAAAACATTAATTGAGAACATTAAAAAAATCGAAAGCAAAACTATAAAACGTTTAAACTGGAGTGTCGCGCTTGGTGATATAACGATTTATCAAACAACTAAGCCATTAGAGAGTATTGGATGTTATGTACCAGGAGGCAAAGCATCTTACCCAAGCACTCTAATAATGACAGCTACACCTGCGATTGTCGCTAATGTACCTAGGATTGTGGTTACTTCACCTCCTAGTAAGATTACGCCCTTCTTCCTTGCTGTTAGTAACATGATTGGCGTGTCAGAAATTTATAGAGTTGGTGGTGCTCAAGCTATCGCAGCATTAGCTTATGGAACAGAAACCATAAAACCAGTAAACAAAATCATAGGACCTGGAAACATGTATGTAACTATCGCTAAGTTGCTTGTTTCTAAGGATGTAATGATTGATATGCCGGCGGGTCCAACAGAATTATTAATAGTAGCTGATGAGAATGCCGATGCTACTGAAATTGCCTTAGACCTTGTAGCACAGGCTGAGCATGGGACGGACTCGTTATGTGGTTTAGTTACAGTTTCGACAGAATTAGCTAAAAGAGTTATAAAAGAATTATCAAGAATAATAAACTCTGCGGAAAGAAAAGAGATTGTAAATAGGGCTATTGAGGAAAAAAGTTTCATAGCTATTGCTGATGATGTAACCACGTTACAGGAATTCGTTAATGAACTCGCTCCTGAGCATTTAGAAGTATTAGCAAAGGATGCCTATAAAATAATTGAGGGAATCAATAACGCTGGAGTAATAGTTATTGGGACATCAAGTGTGATAACCGATTATTATACAGGTGTGAACCATGTCCTACCAACAAGTGGTTACGCAAAATTACGTAGTGGTCTTACAATACTCGATTATATCAAAATTCTAAGGATCGTTTCGGTTCAAAATAATTTATCACCCAAAATTATAAACGTAGTTAGAACATTTGCACAAACCGAAGGATTATCAAATCACTTTAAGTCTATTGAATATAGAATATTAAAAGAGCGAGGAGCGTCTAATGTGTCTCAAAATTCGACGTTTTCTTGA
- the hisC gene encoding histidinol-phosphate transaminase: MNNVIITGILKQLGKIEGYEKPEYYKDSMICLDRNENFFIDKEFLTKLAIESLNEIDLRLYPEKEYTELVNALSRLFNIDKDWFMIGAGSDQLIDILTDVFAQNNVVVSIAPTFSWYRLRTLFHGGMYIDVSLNDDFSLNLSNLLEKSKNASLIFICSPNNPTSNQFPIDDIKSIIEEAKGLVVIDEAYVDFAEYSVYNLVKKYENLIVLRTFSKAYGLAGLRLGYMIAQPEIIKPLLKTAQYPYPISSFSAKIATKLIQNIDVIKAAVSRLKDEREKLYNDLLKLNIKVYRSNTNFLLFRSPIDPEILEKELIKNGIKIKRIDVLGRNNFFRVTVGLNEMNAKFLEVIANVME; the protein is encoded by the coding sequence ATGAATAATGTAATCATAACTGGTATATTAAAACAATTAGGCAAGATTGAGGGTTATGAAAAGCCTGAATACTATAAAGATTCAATGATCTGTTTAGATAGAAATGAAAACTTCTTTATTGATAAAGAATTCCTCACAAAATTAGCGATCGAATCGTTGAATGAAATCGATTTACGTTTATACCCTGAAAAAGAATATACAGAGTTAGTAAATGCATTATCAAGGCTTTTTAATATAGATAAAGATTGGTTTATGATAGGGGCCGGTAGTGATCAGCTAATTGATATTCTTACTGATGTTTTCGCACAGAATAATGTGGTAGTTTCAATAGCTCCTACATTTTCTTGGTATCGTTTAAGAACACTCTTTCATGGAGGAATGTACATCGACGTATCACTCAATGATGATTTCTCTTTAAACTTAAGTAACCTATTAGAGAAATCTAAAAATGCATCTCTAATATTCATTTGTTCTCCAAATAATCCTACAAGTAATCAGTTCCCTATTGATGATATAAAAAGCATTATAGAGGAAGCGAAAGGTTTAGTTGTCATTGATGAAGCATACGTAGATTTTGCTGAATACTCGGTGTACAATCTTGTTAAAAAGTATGAAAACCTTATTGTGCTAAGAACTTTTTCAAAAGCCTACGGTCTTGCTGGATTAAGACTAGGCTATATGATAGCACAACCTGAAATCATCAAACCACTACTCAAGACAGCACAATATCCATACCCGATCTCTAGTTTTTCTGCAAAAATTGCTACAAAACTTATACAGAATATAGATGTTATTAAGGCCGCAGTTAGCAGATTAAAGGATGAAAGGGAAAAACTATACAATGACTTGCTTAAACTTAATATTAAAGTATATAGGTCTAACACTAATTTTCTACTCTTTCGCTCACCAATAGATCCAGAAATACTTGAAAAAGAGTTAATAAAAAATGGTATAAAAATAAAACGTATTGATGTATTAGGACGAAACAATTTCTTTAGAGTAACAGTTGGTTTGAACGAAATGAACGCTAAATTCCTTGAGGTGATAGCAAACGTTATGGAGTGA
- the hisB gene encoding imidazoleglycerol-phosphate dehydratase HisB: protein MRIGLSERTTNETQVKVKVNIDGIGKCNVNTGVKFLNHMIKSLATHGIIDIEINAQGDLVHHIVEDVALTLGDALKKALNDRAGIKRFGFAIIPMDDALALVSVDLVQRPYSDINVKLTNRRIEDIASEDIVHFLRSLADSLQATIHISVMKGTNDHHKVEAVFKALGIALKDAWTIDPRRQGAPSSKGVM from the coding sequence ATGAGAATAGGATTGAGTGAACGGACAACTAATGAAACACAAGTTAAGGTAAAAGTAAACATAGACGGTATAGGCAAATGTAACGTAAACACCGGTGTGAAGTTTCTTAATCATATGATAAAAAGCTTAGCAACGCACGGAATTATTGATATTGAAATTAATGCTCAAGGAGACCTAGTCCATCATATAGTTGAAGATGTGGCATTAACATTAGGAGATGCTTTGAAAAAGGCACTAAATGATAGAGCTGGCATTAAAAGATTTGGATTCGCGATAATACCGATGGATGACGCTTTAGCACTTGTTAGTGTAGACCTCGTACAACGCCCTTATTCAGATATTAATGTTAAACTTACAAATAGAAGAATTGAGGATATAGCGTCTGAGGATATTGTTCACTTTCTTAGATCACTTGCAGATTCATTACAAGCAACAATACATATTTCAGTAATGAAGGGTACAAACGATCATCATAAGGTTGAGGCGGTATTTAAAGCATTAGGAATAGCATTAAAAGACGCATGGACAATAGATCCAAGAAGACAAGGAGCGCCTAGCTCTAAGGGAGTGATGTAG